A part of Brassica rapa cultivar Chiifu-401-42 chromosome A05, CAAS_Brap_v3.01, whole genome shotgun sequence genomic DNA contains:
- the LOC103869401 gene encoding uncharacterized protein LOC103869401, whose amino-acid sequence MGEILSFVGTCYLGIARNARVCEAVTQAQWSVRGHRSRHFHELHARIQRELVPDDQQGQDVILWKHSYDNFKPWFSSARTWDQIRQKKATVFWNKSVWFTQGVPRFSLIVWLAVRNILSTGDRMRAWGIHQGCPMCGERDETRDHVFFACPYSFTVWDKLANRLSGNRTDPDWMTLLQFLSTNNLQEMDKILLKMVFQATIYHLWQERNRRRHQTGQHTVDQTVRAIDKAMRNKISSLRYRADQFTGLMQIWFEVSANT is encoded by the exons ATGGGCGAAATACTTTCTTTTG TGGGTACTTGCTACCTTGGCATTGCTCGTAATGCTAGAGTATGTGAGGCCGTTACTCAAGCGCAGTGGAGTGTCAGAGGACATAGGAGTCGGCATTTCCATGAGTTACATGCCCGCATTCAGAGAGAACTGGTACCTGATGATCAACAAGGACAAGATGTAATCCTGTGGAAGCACTCCTATGACAATTTCAAACCATGGTTCTCTTCAGCGCGCACTTGGGATCAGATCAGGCAAAAGAAGGCCACAGTTTTCTGGAACAAGAGTGTATGGTTCACGCAAGGAGTACCGAGATTCTCTTTAATAGTCTGGTTGGCTGTGAGGAACATACTATCAACAGGAGACCGAATGAGAGCTTGGGGCATTCATCAAGGCTGTCCTATGTGTGGAGAGAGGGATGAAACACGGGATCATGTCTTCTTCGCGTGTCCCTACTCTTTTACAGTGTGGGACAAGCTAGCTAACAGGCTGAGTGGTAACAGAACGGATCCTGACTGGATGACCTTGCTGCAGTTCTTAAGCACAAACAACCTGCAGGAAATGGACAAGATACTGCTCAAGATGGTCTTTCAAGCCACCATCTACCATTTATGGCAGGAAAGAAACCGAAGACGGCATCAGACAGGCCAGCACACGGTTGATCAAACAGTCAGAGCCATTGACAAGGCAATGAGAAACAAAATCTCCTCTCTACGCTACAGAGCTGACCAGTTCACTGGTCTGATGCAAATATGGTTTGAAGTCTCAGCCAATACATAG
- the LOC103869359 gene encoding F-box protein At5g07610-like, producing MVQTRAQHRRRVTSQTWGKVEGAEDVFHDILSRLSVRSIRSFKTVNRYWHASISNKHFATKQLAQSRKKPSYIACPRADKAMKLYLLMPGKFNYRHHATVDPPGRSADHSMHMIASFNGLVCCINQLSDENEDHQIWICNPSTEETLLLPQGRPSVWTEPSIGVAYGPDITEYKIFRIFCVGRRNAGKGDYLYECEVYSSSSGAWRGIGPVLHLPMYVYFRPHRSAHVFAGGKIYWLVSLKDPAGIMLSVDMEENFEVMELPYYSTDLRDEDRITVTTYLINLGGSLSLVVLHVDSFDVWEWKEASWVLVIEDYLPFMNFCDIVLFMTSSEKEILFVTESHLWTYHLDTRKWRKRGRPPTRFTNPAIFPFTESLLPCNGGVRLEGR from the exons atggtcCAGACGCGAGCTCAGCATCGAAGGCGAGTGACATCACAGACATGGGGTAAGGTAGAAGGTGCCGAAGATGTGTTTCATGACATCTTATCTCGACTGTCAGTAAGGTCTATCCGTTCATTCAAAACGGTTAACAGATACTGGCATGCCTCAATTAGCAACAAACATTTTGCTACAAAACAGCTAGCTCAGTCGAGAAAGAAGCCCTCATACATAGCTTGTCCTAGAGCAGACAAGGCTATGAAGTTGTACTTGTTGATGCCAGGGAAGTTCAACTATCGACACCATGCTACAGTTGATCCTCCGGGAAGAAGCGCTGATCACAGCATGCACATGATAGCATCGTTCAATGGATTAGTATGCTGCATCAACCAACTCTCTGATGAAAATGAAGATCATCAGATATGGATTTGCAATCCCTCTACTGAAGAGACTCTGCTTCTTCCTCAAGGCAGACCATCTGTTTGGACTGAACCAAGTATTGGAGTTGCATATGGTCCTGACATTACCGAGTACAAAATTTTCCGCATATTCTGTGTCGGCAGGAGAAACGCTGGAAAAGGGGATTATCTCTACGAATGTGAGGTGTATTCATCTAGCAGTGGTGCGTGGAGGGGCATCGGCCCTGTGCTTCATCTTCCAATGTATGTTTACTTCCGTCCACACAGATCCGCTCATGTCTTTGCAGGAGGGAAGATCTACTGGCtggtttctctgaaagatcctgCAGGTATAATGCTCTCTGTGGATATGGAGGAGAACTTCGAAGTTATGGAGCTGCCTTACTATTCAACAGACCTGCGTGACGAAGACAGGATAACAGTTACGACGTATCTGATAAACCTGGGAGGATCTCTGTCACTGGTAGTTCTACATGTGGATTCCTTTGACGTATGGGAGTGGAAAGAAGCTAGTTGGGTACTTGTAATCGAAGATTATTTGCCATTCATGAACTTTTGTGATATTGTATTATTCATGACCTCGTCAGAGAAGGAGATCCTGTTTGTGACTGAGTCGCACTTGTGGACTTATCATTTGGATACTAGAAAGTGGAGAAAAAGGGGCAGGCCTCCTACTCGATTTACGAATCCTGCTATCTTCCCCTTCACCGAAAGCCTTCTTCCAT GCAATGGAGGGGTTAGGCTAGAAGGAAGGTGA